Within Gilvibacter sp. SZ-19, the genomic segment CAAAATGGCAAAGAAAATCGAAGTAAAAGAATTACTCGACGCCGGGGTGCACTTTGGGCACCTCACTCGTAAATGGAATCCAAACATGGCTCCTTATATCTATATGGAGCGCAACGGAATCCACATCATCAACCTGTACAAGACTGCTGCTAAAATTGAAGAAGCTAACGAGGCGCTTAAAAAGATCGCCGCTAGCGGACGCAAGATCCTTTTTGTTGCTACTAAGAAGCAAGCAAAAGACATCGTTGCAGACAAAGCAAGCAAAGCAAACATGCCGTACATCACCGAGCGTTGGCCTGGTGGAATGTTGACCAACTTTGTAACCATCCGTAAGGCGGTTAAGAAAATGTCAGCTATCGATCGCATGAAGCAAGACGGTACTTTCGACTCTCTTTCTAAGAAGGAGAAATTGCAAGTAGACCGATTGCGTGCTAAGTTGGAAAAGAACTTAGGTTCTATCTCTGACATGAGCCGTTTGCCAGGTGCTTTGTTCATCGTGGACACGACTCGTGAGCACATTGCAGTTAAAGAGGCACAAAAATTGAACATTCCGATCTTCGCTATGGTAGATACCAACAGCGACCCTCGCGAAGTTGATTATGTGATTCCATCTAACGACGATGCTTCTAAGAGTATTGACAAGATCGTTTCTCAGGTTTCTGATGCGATCATCGAAGGTTTGGAAGAGCGTAAAGCCTCTAAAGAAGGAGAAGCTAAAGCAGCTCCAAAAGCAGCTAAAGCTGCCAAAAAAGAAGAAGAATAAATTTAGTTTGAGCGGCCAAACCGTTCAAGTTACAACACTTAAAACAGAAAAAAATGGCAAATATCACAGCCGCAGATGTAAACAAATTGCGTAAAGCAACTGGAGCGGGGATGATGGACTGTAAAAAAGCTTTGGTCGAG encodes:
- the rpsB gene encoding 30S ribosomal protein S2 — its product is MAKKIEVKELLDAGVHFGHLTRKWNPNMAPYIYMERNGIHIINLYKTAAKIEEANEALKKIAASGRKILFVATKKQAKDIVADKASKANMPYITERWPGGMLTNFVTIRKAVKKMSAIDRMKQDGTFDSLSKKEKLQVDRLRAKLEKNLGSISDMSRLPGALFIVDTTREHIAVKEAQKLNIPIFAMVDTNSDPREVDYVIPSNDDASKSIDKIVSQVSDAIIEGLEERKASKEGEAKAAPKAAKAAKKEEE